The Nanoarchaeota archaeon nucleotide sequence CTTATGAAGGAAATATTCAGCAAGGAAGAAAACCGTGGTAAGGGAGATATAAATCGCGGTACGCGAGCAAAAGACAACAGCAATGCGGCATATGTCTATGCGCCGGAAATTATGACTGAAGGCAAGATGCCTGTAAAAGCTTTGATGAACGACAAGCCGGCAACAGCAATCATCGGAGACCCTATTGAATTCGCTTTTAAAGACGCACTTGTTAGGGACATCATCAGCGTAGTAATTATAGACAATAATTCAATGCCCATAGGCATTGTTGTCCCAAAAGATATTGTCGCACACCTGGCAAAACAGAAAAAAGTAGACACCATAAACATACAAATATCCGGCCTTGATGATGAAAACGGAATCAATACTTTTGAAAAGGACCAGATTCATCGGATGATTAACGAAGCAGTGCATAAACTTTCTGCAATCGAAAAAATCCAGTTATTCACAATACACTACAAATCATACCATACGGACAATCCAAAAAATCAGAAACACAGTATAAGGATAAAGGTAAATACTGACAACGGCCTTTTTGTAGTCAGGGACTATGGCCGAGATATTATTGATGTCACAAGCAAGCTTCTTGAATCTCTTGAAGATATGGTTATCAGCAAGAAGCAGAAGATAAAGACAAAAATAATGGAAAAGCATAGGTATGGCAAATGGATGAAGAATGAATTTGCTGCTTAAGCATATTCCTTCAAAGAGCCGCACACGCTTAAATGCCCGTATGCAGGCATAAAATCGGATTTAAGCTCAATTCCGCCAAGCAAATCATCTGTTGTTTCCTTATCCAAAAGCCCTTTTGCAAGAGCTTCGTAGAATCCTCTGGCTCCGCGATAGATCCTTTCGCCATCACTATAATTGAATTCGTTTTCAATTCTTT carries:
- a CDS encoding CBS domain-containing protein, encoding MKKSINELTARDVMSSEIISVNINDTLKTVLPILINKKIHNVPVFDEKTFVGFFGYKQLARLYRRPIIQTQIGKYIVKPPEITPETSIIDISDYMYRLNQKVLPVVENGKLVGIVSEKDVLKSAIESGVLKGKKVEDFMTPEPLSVAETDMLGTAFSMIRESNISRLPVVNRDGKLVGILKSFDLMKEIFSKEENRGKGDINRGTRAKDNSNAAYVYAPEIMTEGKMPVKALMNDKPATAIIGDPIEFAFKDALVRDIISVVIIDNNSMPIGIVVPKDIVAHLAKQKKVDTINIQISGLDDENGINTFEKDQIHRMINEAVHKLSAIEKIQLFTIHYKSYHTDNPKNQKHSIRIKVNTDNGLFVVRDYGRDIIDVTSKLLESLEDMVISKKQKIKTKIMEKHRYGKWMKNEFAA